The Acidimicrobiales bacterium nucleotide sequence TTCGGGAACGCGACGACCCCTTCGGCGACTACGGCCAGCGGCGCTCGCCCCAGGGCCGATAAGCCACAGTCGGTGCCCGCAGCGTTCACACATTTTTGATGCCTTTGGAGCCCCCATTAATGGGCTGTTAACGCCTGGTGGGGAACGCTAGCGGCCATGGCTGATTTCCTCGCGGTTCTCGGAGTTGTGATCTTCATGGCCTTGGGGCTCCTGATGGTTCGCGGGCTGGAGCACGTATGAGCGCGAGCAACGCCATCCTCCTGACCGTCTCGACCCTGGTCTTCTTGTACGTGGGGTTTGCAATGTTCCGGCCGGAGCGCTTCTAGATGGGCTTCTTCTGGACCATCGTCGTGATGGTGGTGCTGCTGGGCCTGGCCTGGCGGTACCTGGGCTCCTACATGGTGTCGGTCTACGAGGGCCGCATGTCCTGGCTGGGATGGGTCGAGCGTCCCATCTACAGGGCCCTCCGGGTCGACCCCGAGGCCGAGCAGTCATGGCAGCGGTACACGGGGGCGCTGATCATCTTCTCGGGCGTCGCCATCCTGGCTACGTACTTGATCATCCGCCTCCAGGGTCACCTACCCCTCAACCCTCAGCACCAGAACGCGGTGCCGGCCGGCCTCTCGTTCAACACCGCCGTGTCGTTCGTCACGAACACCAACTGGCAGAACTACTTGGGAGAGTCGACCATGTCGTACTTCTCCCAGATGGCGGCCCTCACGGTGCAACAGTTCGTGAGCGCTGCGGTCGGCATCGCGGTGGCCATCGCCCTGATCCGGGGATTCTCTCGTAAGGGGTCTCCGACCATCGGGAACTTCTGGGTGGACCTGACTCGTGGAGTCCTCTATATCCTCATCCCGATCGCCTTCATCGCCGGCCTCGTCTTCGTGGGACAGGGGGCGGTGCAGACCCTGGCGGGCCCGGCGAACGTCCACAACGCGCTCACCAGCGCGAACCAGTCGATCCCCCGGGGACCGGTGGGCTTCATGGAGTCCATCAAGCAGCTGGGCACCAACGGGGGTGGCTTCTTCAACGCCAACGGCGCCCACCCCTTCGAGAACCCCACCGGGGTCACGACCCTGCTCTCCTTCGTCCTGCTGCTGTCCATCCCGTTCGCGCTGACCTACACCTTCGGCAAGATGGTCGGCCGCGTCCGCCAGGGCGTCGCCGTTCTGGCCGCCATGGTCCTCATCTTCGGGGTCTGGGTGGGCTTCTCCTCCTACGCCGAGCACCAGAGCAACCCGGCCGTCGCCGCCGCGGGGGTGGTGCATCAGCCGACCGGCAACATGGAGGGCAAGGAGACGCGCATCGGCGACACCACCTCGGCCCTGTACAACATCGCCTCTACCCAGACCTCGACCGGGAGCGTTTCGGCCTCGAACGACTCCTTCACGCCCATCGGGGGGTTCGGCCTGCTGAGCGGCATGATGCTCGGCGAGATCAGCCCCGGCGGCACGGGCAGCGGGTTGTACACCATCCTGCTTTTCGCCCTGGTCACCGTGTTCCTGGGTGGGCTGATGATCGGCCGAACGCCGGAGTACTTAGGCAAGAAGATACAGGCGCGGGAGGTGAAGCTCGCCGCCTTGGGGGTGCTCGTCATGCCCGTCACGGTGCTGACCCTGGCTGCCGTCGGAGTGACGACCAGCGCCGGTCGGGCTGGTCCGCTGAACGCCGGGCCCCACGGCTTCAGCGAGATCCTCTACGCCTTCACGTCGCAGGGCAACAACAACGGGTCGGCCTTCGCCGGACTGACCGGCAACACGACCTTCTACAACGTTGCCGGCGCCGTCGCCATGCTGCTCGGCCGCTTCGCCATCATGATCCCTGCCCTGGCCTTGGCCGGAGTCCTGGCCGCCAAGCAGGTCGTGCCCGCCTCGGCGGGAACGTTCAAGACCGACACACCGCTGTTCACCGGGTTGCTCGTCGGCGTGATCCTGATCGTCGGCGGCCTCACCTTCTTCCCTGCCGTCTCGCTCGGCCCCATCGTCGAGCAGCTCAGTCACGGAAAGTTGTTCTGATGCAGACGATGACCCCTGATCAGCCGACACCGGCTCAACGGCCTGCCGCACGAGGGGTCGCCCAGAGTCGGAGCCTCTTCGATCCCGAGATCGCTCGGCAGGCGCTGGTCGACGCGTTCAAGAAGTTCGACCCTCGGGTGCAGGTGAAGAACCCGGTGATGTTCGTGGTGCTGGTGGGAACGGTGATCACCTTCATCGAGGCCATCTACCACTCCAGCATCTTCACCTGGAGCATCACCGTCTGGCTGTTCCTCACCGTGCTGTTCGCCAACTTCGCCGAGGCCATGGCCGAGGGACGGGGAAAGGCGCAGGCCCAGACGCTACGGCGGATGCGCGCCGTGACCGAGGCCCGGCGGCTGCTGCCGGACGGCACCGAGGAAAGGGTCCCCGCCGCCGAGCTCGCGACGGGCGACATGGTGGTGGCCGAGGCCGGCGACCTGATCCCCTCCGACGGAGAGATCACCGAGGGGATCGCCTCGGTCGACGAGTCGGCCATCACCGGCGAGTCCGCCCCGGTGATCCGGGAGTCGGGAGGCGACCGCTCGGCCGTCACGGGCGGGACCAAGGTGCTCTCGGATCGCATCGTGGTCCGCATCACCGCCGAGCGGGGCCACACCTTCCTCGACCGCATGATCGCCCTCGTCGAGGGGGCGGAGCGCCAGAAGACCCCGAACGAGATCGCGCTCACCATCCTCCTCGGTGCTCTCACGATCGTCTTCCTGCCCGTCGTCGTGGTGCTCGAGCCCTTCGGCCACTTTGCCGGGGCCACCGTGTCGGTGGTCATCCTGGTGGCACTCCTCGTTTGCCTGATCCCGACCACCATCGGCGCCCTCCTGTCGGCCATCGGGATCGCCGGGATCGACCGGCTCGTCCAGCGCAACGTGCTGGCGTTGAGCGGACGGTCGGTCGAGGCCGCCGGCGACGTGGCCACGCTCCTGCTGGACAAGACAGGCACGATCACCCTGGGCAACCGGATGGCGGCCGCCTTCATCCCCGTGGGAGGCCACGACGAGGCCCAACTGGCCGATGTGGCCCAGCTGGCCTCCCTGGCCGACGAGACTCCCGAGGGGCGCTCCATCGTGGTCCTGGCCAAAGAGCGCTTCGACATACGGGAGCGGGACCTCGGCATCGGACACACCTTCGTCCCCTTCTCGGCTCTCACGCGCATGTCCGGCCTGGACATGGATGGCAGGCAGATCCGCAAGGGCGCGGCCGAGGCGGTGCGCCGCTGGGCGGTCGAGCAGGACGGCCAGGTGCCGCCTGATCTCGATGAGATCGTGGAGCGCGTCTCGAGGGCGGGCTCCACTCCTCTGGTGGTGGCCGAGGGTCCCGAGATCCTGGGCGTCATCGAGCTCAAGGACATCGTCAAGCAGGACATCCGCGAGCGGTTCGATCAGCTGCGAACGATCGGGATCCGCACGGTCATGATC carries:
- a CDS encoding potassium-transporting ATPase subunit F, yielding MSASNAILLTVSTLVFLYVGFAMFRPERF
- the kdpA gene encoding potassium-transporting ATPase subunit KdpA, with protein sequence MGFFWTIVVMVVLLGLAWRYLGSYMVSVYEGRMSWLGWVERPIYRALRVDPEAEQSWQRYTGALIIFSGVAILATYLIIRLQGHLPLNPQHQNAVPAGLSFNTAVSFVTNTNWQNYLGESTMSYFSQMAALTVQQFVSAAVGIAVAIALIRGFSRKGSPTIGNFWVDLTRGVLYILIPIAFIAGLVFVGQGAVQTLAGPANVHNALTSANQSIPRGPVGFMESIKQLGTNGGGFFNANGAHPFENPTGVTTLLSFVLLLSIPFALTYTFGKMVGRVRQGVAVLAAMVLIFGVWVGFSSYAEHQSNPAVAAAGVVHQPTGNMEGKETRIGDTTSALYNIASTQTSTGSVSASNDSFTPIGGFGLLSGMMLGEISPGGTGSGLYTILLFALVTVFLGGLMIGRTPEYLGKKIQAREVKLAALGVLVMPVTVLTLAAVGVTTSAGRAGPLNAGPHGFSEILYAFTSQGNNNGSAFAGLTGNTTFYNVAGAVAMLLGRFAIMIPALALAGVLAAKQVVPASAGTFKTDTPLFTGLLVGVILIVGGLTFFPAVSLGPIVEQLSHGKLF
- the kdpB gene encoding potassium-transporting ATPase subunit KdpB, yielding MTPDQPTPAQRPAARGVAQSRSLFDPEIARQALVDAFKKFDPRVQVKNPVMFVVLVGTVITFIEAIYHSSIFTWSITVWLFLTVLFANFAEAMAEGRGKAQAQTLRRMRAVTEARRLLPDGTEERVPAAELATGDMVVAEAGDLIPSDGEITEGIASVDESAITGESAPVIRESGGDRSAVTGGTKVLSDRIVVRITAERGHTFLDRMIALVEGAERQKTPNEIALTILLGALTIVFLPVVVVLEPFGHFAGATVSVVILVALLVCLIPTTIGALLSAIGIAGIDRLVQRNVLALSGRSVEAAGDVATLLLDKTGTITLGNRMAAAFIPVGGHDEAQLADVAQLASLADETPEGRSIVVLAKERFDIRERDLGIGHTFVPFSALTRMSGLDMDGRQIRKGAAEAVRRWAVEQDGQVPPDLDEIVERVSRAGSTPLVVAEGPEILGVIELKDIVKQDIRERFDQLRTIGIRTVMITGDNPLTAAAIAQEAAVDDFLAEATPEAKLDLIRGEQEGGKLVAMTGDGTNDAPALAQADVGVAMNTGTTAAKEAGNMVDLDSNPTKLIDVVEIGKQLLITRGSLTTFSIANDVAKYFAIIPALFVATYPQLNTLNIMKLHSPTSAVLSAIIFNALVIVALIPLALRGVRWRPTSPAAILRRNVLIYGVGGIIVPFAFIKVIDVILTATGGY